A segment of the Acidobacteriota bacterium genome:
CGTCGTAGTACGCCTTCACCGATCGCACGGTCAACATGGCCGCCGGCTCGAGGCGGGGGCCCTTCTTCAACCAGGCGCGGCTGAGCGCCGTGTCGCGGGCCGAGAGCATGGCGTAGACGCGCACCGGCAGTTCGCCCGAGGCCTCGAGCGCCTCGAACGCCGTCATCAGCTCCGCGTCCGCGCCGGCTTCGTGCACCCCGGTGAACCCGTCGCGGGCCATGCGCTTGAGTCCGGCCAGCACCCAGGCGCGCACCTGGTCGGGCGGCGGCGGCGGCACCGCGCCCTCGAGCAGCGTCACGGCGCGATTGAGCAGCGTGCCAGCCGGCTCGCCCTTCGCATCTTTCAGAATCTCGCCCCCTACCGGCGGCTGGGTGGCGCGGGTGATACCGGCTTTCTCGAAGGCCAGCCGGTTACCCCACACGGCGAACCCGTGGAGGCTGTCGAGCACGACCGGGTGGTCAGGTACCCGCTCACTCAACAAGCGCATCGTGGGGTATCGGCCGGCCCACGCACCCTCGTCCCAACCCCGGCCCACCACCCACTCGCCCTTGGGCACGTTGGCCGCGTACGCGACCGTGCGGGCCACGGCTTCCTCTTCGGTCGCCACGCCGGTCAAGTCCAGTTGTGTCTCGGCTTGGCCAAGCTCCCGGATGTGCACGTGCGAATCCACCAGCCCCGGCAGCGCGGTGGCGCCCTTCAGGTCCACCACGCTCGTGGCGGGGCCGCGATAGGCCTCGGCCTGCTGCGACGTTCCAGTAAAGACGATCCGGCCGGCGCGGATGGCGACGGCCTCGGCATCGGGCCGCCAGCCGTCGACAGAATGTGGGGCGCCGGCGGCGGGCTTGCCGTCTGCGGCGGGGTCGTCCCAGGTGAACGTGTAGACGCGCCCGTTCGTCAGGAGCGTGTCGGCGGGCGCCACGGTGGGCGTACTGGTGCACGCGGCGGTGAGCGCAAGCGCGCACAGGGCGCCGCTGGTAATGCGGAGAGTCATGCTGCTCATGATATCGGACGATACGCTAGCCTGCCTTGCATGAGAGCGCTCTCGGTGTCTGGCGCAGGTGCCCGGTACCGCCAGGGGTGCAGCTTGAGGGTCGCAGCGCTGCCAGTTCCGTCGAAGGATACCTGGACTGCGCCGATCAGAGTCCGCGAACCTGCACTGCGACCAGCAAGAGCCCGAATCCGATGATCCACGACCACTGTGCGAGCTGGCTGTCGACACTGATGACACCGAACGTGGCCAGCAGGGCGACGGCGTAGAGGACGACGCAGATCAGCCAGGTGATCTGTTTGGGAGCAGATGGATTCGTTGCCATAGTGCCGGGAGCATACGCCCGCCCGGGTTCGGCGCCCTGTGCAATTGAGCACATCGGTCCTGCTCCTTGGGAATACGATTGACGTCATGGACTGGGCCACACGCCTTGCCGCTTTCGTCGCCCACAAGACAACCGCCGCGGTGACGGCGCGCATCCCGGGATATGTCACGACGGAGTCCCACGGTGCGGGGCTCGGTCTTCGCTCGATCACCAACGCGTGGGCGAGCGAGCGCTTCGATGGCCCGTTCTTCGAATCCGACGCGGCC
Coding sequences within it:
- a CDS encoding amidohydrolase, yielding MTLRITSGALCALALTAACTSTPTVAPADTLLTNGRVYTFTWDDPAADGKPAAGAPHSVDGWRPDAEAVAIRAGRIVFTGTSQQAEAYRGPATSVVDLKGATALPGLVDSHVHIRELGQAETQLDLTGVATEEEAVARTVAYAANVPKGEWVVGRGWDEGAWAGRYPTMRLLSERVPDHPVVLDSLHGFAVWGNRLAFEKAGITRATQPPVGGEILKDAKGEPAGTLLNRAVTLLEGAVPPPPPDQVRAWVLAGLKRMARDGFTGVHEAGADAELMTAFEALEASGELPVRVYAMLSARDTALSRAWLKKGPRLEPAAMLTVRSVKAYYDGSLGSRGARLIDDYADQKGHRGVSGGNYGFDQALVAELMTAGFQVGIHAIGDAGNRETLDFIQSVQDRNAAVRNNRNRIEHAQVVHPDDFARYASLGVIASVEPPHAVEDKPWAEARLGPERVKGAYAWRTFRQRGVRLAFGSDLTGSDHSIFYGLHAAITRRDKAQQPEGGWYPDQRVTPEEAVRGYSTWAAYAAFAEGDRGTLAVGRAADITVMDIDPLVVGSTTPEALLNGAIRLTMVGGRIAHEAP